The Moorena producens PAL-8-15-08-1 genomic interval ATAGTAGCTACTGACACAGGCAATCGGTTCATCACCTTCGGTGTAGTGATAAACGGCGCTTGCCCTCATCAATAGGTCACTGTTCTGGTCAAAATCAGTAATGTCATCACCAGGAGGAGGAAAATCATTATTATTAGTTAAATCACCACCTACACCACCATGCATGGGCATGGTATCTGGCCAGACACGTATGGGGGGGAATATCGTTTGGTTTTCTATGTCATTTAGCTGTATTCTGCTACCTCCAGAATTTGATGGATCCACAAACCTAATATCCCAACCAGGAGGGGGCAAATAAGACTCCAACTCAGGATTAGTAGGATTATTGCGAGGGAAGCTTGCCAGAGGATCACCAAACTGCTCATCATCCACATAAATCCCAGCACCGGTAACTACCCGCAATCCCCCATACCCTTCGAGAGGTTGAACTGGTTCCCTGGCTGCTGCTGCTTCCCAGAAACCATTGCGGTCAGTATCCCCTAAGTCAGACAAGGGAGTGACTTGGGTAGTGCGGAAGCGATTATCGTCGCTGTCATTCCACGTAACGCCACCCCCAATGTCTTGTGGAGCTCTGGCACCCTGAAATTCCCCTGCCCCTGCTGTGTTATCCCACCATCGAGCGGGTAAGCCATGACCGATCAAAACGCGATCGCCAATTTCTATTTCCCTACCTGCTTCCTGTTGTTCACTTGGTTCCGTTGCGGCAGGACTTAGATTATTTCCCCTGATATTGAGAGTCAGGCCATTGTTAGTGGTGCCATTATCTGGGTCATAGGGATATATCCACTCATCCTGGGGTCGGAGTTGGTCAGGGTTGTTCCCTTCCAGAGTAGCGTTTGGAGGGTTTTGAGTTAGGTCAACTTCAGGGCCAACTTCTGCATAGGGAACACGACGGGTGCGGTCTTTGAAGTATGTCTCTAGAGCTTTATTCCGTTGGTTCTCACGCTCATTTTCATCATCAACTTCTTCGTACTTTTTAAATACTTCCTCTGGGTCAGTACCCTCACCCTTGTTTAACTGAGCGGTGACCAGAGCATTAATTCGTGCGGTGAAGGCTTGGCTGTTATTGCCAATCTCATTGGGATTTTGCGTAACGGATGTATCGTTGTCATCTAAATCTTGGACCCTCGGTGCTTCCTGCTGACCCTGGAACAGATGTATCTTTCCTCCTTGTCGATTTTCATTTGGCTCGTCATCAACACGACCAAAGGCCATATTGCCCCCGACAACGATCTTGCTGTTTTCTTCGGTGTAGTAGCAAGATTCCGGGCTACTGACTTGAAAATACTCATTGTTACCATTACCGGTGAGAAAATTCCCGTTAGTAAAAACCCGGCCATTAATCTGGATGCCACTTCCAGGAGTGATTTGTAAATCATCCTCGTAGACAATGGCATTGTTAGCTAGGGGAATTCTGGCTCGGTCTTGCTGATACTCTAGAGCTGAGAATCCGGCCTCACCGTTGTAAGTTTCATAGGTGGTATTATCTGGTAGTGTATCCCCAGCTACAATCGGAACGGTTGCGGTGTAAACAAATATACTTTTCTTTAATTTCGACCCGGATCTAAACCACCCGGAATTATCCACTAGGCTAGCACTAGTGCTAGCAGCTGCTTCACATCCCCGGTTGTCGTTCGACTCCCCCATCGGTGGGGTTCTCGCTTGTAGAGGCGTTCGTACTTTTTCGTCTTCTAATAATGGATCTGGACTTTTGAAGTAAATTCCGTAGAGGGTGTAGCTATCGAATAGGCCATTATTATCCGTATCAACCGGAAACCTCCAGGCAGTATTTATCTGTTCACCATCTTCTTCGAGGGTCAAACGCTTTTCATCACCAAAGTTGTATCTGGGATTGTTGAAGGCATTTTCCAACGCTTCCTCGGATGGGGTGGAGCGGGGCAGGGTGGGGTCAGCAAACAAGGCTTCTAATTTGGCTTGAGCCCGCTCAATGGCTGGAGCGGCGGCATTGAACACCGCTTGATTGACGCGATAGTTACTGGCATTTTTGACCCGGTCAAAGGAGCGCAACACAATGGCAGTTACCAGCAAGGTTACTACCAAGGTCACCATAATCGCGGTAGGTAACACAAACCCGGCTGTTGCCACCCGGGAGCGACGGTGTAAAATAAATAAGCTACGCAACAGCCAACGCATCAAGGGTTTGGTGATGGCTTGAGACAGTTTGACTACCTGTTTGAGTAGTTTTGCGATCGCATTCGCTAACTTCTTCCTGGTTGACTTCCTGGTTGACATAGGGATTTTCCTGTCACATTTCCTGAGTAGATTCCTGAAGACGAACTAGTTCAAGCACCCTAGATGATAAGGCAATAGGCAATAGGCAATAGGCAATAGGCAATAGGCAATAGTTGACTACAAGAGCTTTTGCTGCTTGTATCAATGTCAAACACCTTAATTGGTAGTCCTATATTCAAATGCTTCAACGAAGCTAAGGGGTAACAACAATTAACAGACCCGATGGTGCGTTACGGGACGGACTGTCCCAACCCAGGCGTTGAGGCAGAAAATTAGGGCGAGCCCGTCCCTAACGCACCCTACGCCTAGGAACTTACCGTTACATCTACCTACGAATAGAGAATATTATTAAATATTTAATTATACTATCGAGATTTCCCAAAAACACAACCGAGATTTGTTAACAGTTTACCTAGCCTAGGACTTTCCTACCTCCTCTAAAGACAGACTATTCCCGCTTACCAAAAAACCATAGACTTAACCTACCCACATTAAGCCAAAAACCCATCATCCCCAGAGAAAAAAGATGGGGAGATGGGGAGATGGGGAGATGGAGAGGTGGGGAGGTGGGGAGATGGGGAGATGGGGAGATGGGGAGATGGGGAGATTTGTATTAAGGGTAATTATCGGAACCCATCAGCTAAAGAGCTAAACAGGATTTTTGCCTCTTGCCTCTTGCCTCTTGCCTCTTGCCTACTCCCTGCTCCCTACTCCCTATTCCCTCATTTAATAATGATTCAGATTAATTCCAGCTTCCTTAGCCATGGCTTGTAGACCCTTCTTCTGCAAGGTCTTTATGGCCTTAGTGGAAATCCGCAGCTTCACCCAACGTTTCCCTTCTTCCCACCAAACTCTTTTAACCTGTAAGTTAACGTTTTGTAAGCGCTTAGTCCGACGGTGGGAGTGAGAAACTGCATAGCCGTTATTGGCCTTTTTACCAGTCAACTGACATCTACGGGACATGGGGTACCTCTTGATTTACATCTGTTCTTGATCATATCTCGCAGATGGTGCAGGGAGTCGGGAGATGGGGAGATGGGGAGGTAGGGAGATGGGGAGGTAGGGGGATAGGGGGATGGGGAGATGGGGGGATAGGGAGATGGGGAGATGGGGGGAGTGATTAATCCATGGTGGGCAGTGCCTACCAAGTCTATGGCCACCATGGTGAATCTGTCTGATGCACTGCCCACCCTACATATATCTCCAACTCCCTACTCCCTACTCCCTACTCCCTACTCCCTACTCCCGATTCCCTACTCCCGATTACTCTTGCGTCAAACGGGTCATAACCTTATTGGACCGTTCCACAAACGCCTTCATGCCTTCGGCATCAAAGCCTTTCTGAGCCATCAGTGCCAGGTCATAGACATGCTGACAAATCATGTTAGCCAATTCTGCTGAGGGAGACTGACCGCCACTCTGAATAATACTGCTTTGACTGAGGTTAACTAGATTCTGAATCAGTGGGTGGGTGGTATTGACCACTAAAATATGTTCCTCTGGGAACTGCACCGAGTCCTGCTGCATCATGGCAGTCATTTCCTGTAGACGGCGCATGGCTTCCGGTAACAATACCATGGCCGGTGGGGTGCCTTGGGGGTCATCAGACTTCAGGGCTTGAGTCCGGACATTGACCTTAGGCTTATTAATCGCTTGCTCGAACAGTTCCTTAATCAGGTCAGAACGGGTTTTGTTGGTCTTCGGGTCAACAATCTCTTTTTCCTGGTCCTTATCAACAAGGGTATCATCTAAGTCTGAATCCACCCGAGAGAACTTAGCTTCTGTATATTCCCGTTCCAAGAAGCTAATGTAGTGACTGTCGATAAAGGAGTCCATAAATAGGACTTCTAACCCTTGATTTTTGTGCAGTTCTACATATGTGGCTTGGCTAGCCTCATCAGTGCAATAGAATACCCGATTTTCGTGGCGTTCTTTATTGCGCTCTAGATACTCTTTGAGGGTAGTGTAGGGTTGAGAAGAGGAAGACTTAACCTGTTCTGTGCCAGCATCTGGCGTGACATCCTCCCAAGCATCCCCCTCTTGGGATTGCACTTCTACCTTAGGGGTGTCAGTAGGGGTGTCAGTGGTTGGAGCTTCGGAACTTTCCACCGGTTGATAGGTGGTGCGGAAGATTACTATATCTTCTACTTGTTTCTTAAACTTCTCGCTATTGAGGCAGCCAAACTTGACGAATGTACCCACATCTTGCCAGGCACTGATGTACTGATCCCGCTCATCTTGGTACTGTTGCTTTAAGCGATCGCCAACTTTCTTAGCAATAAAGTCACCAATCCGAGCCACTGTCCGGTCTTTGGTCAGAGCAGAACGGGAAACATTCAGGGGAATATCAGGACTATCAATCACCCCTCGCAGTGGCATTAGGAAGTTAGGAATCACTTCCTCACAGTTGTCACTGACAAACACTTGATTACAGAAAAGCTTGGTTTGCCCCTTAGTCACATCCACGTCTGGCTTCAATTTGGGGAAATAGAGAATGCCATCAAGCAAGAAAGGATAATCTGTGTTTAGATGTACCCACAGCAAGGGTTCATCTTGGAAGGGGTAAAGATAGCGATAGAACTCCAGATAGTCTTCTTTAGTCAGATCTCTTGAAGATTTCTTCCACAGTGCCTCATGCTTGTTGATCACCTCATCTTCCAGCTTGATGGGCACTGCCATGAAATCACAGTAAGATTTCACTAGCTGACGAACCCGTGAGGGTTCTAAGTACTCTTGTTCCTCCTCTTGCATAGTGAGGGTAACGGTAGTACCTGGTTCTGTCCGCTCAGAATCCGATAGTTCAAAGGCTGGAGAACCATCACAGGACCAATGCACGGCTGTTGCCCCTCCTCGGTGAGATAGGGTATCAATTTCCACCTTCTGAGCCACCATGAAAGCTGAGTAGAAACCTAATCCGAAGTGACCGATAATCTGTTGGTCAGCTTGCTTTTGGTACTGCTTGATAAATTCTTCAGCGCTAGAAAAAGCAACTTGATTAATATACTTTTTCACCTCATCGGCAGTCATCCCAATGCCGTTATCTGAGATGGAGAGAGTTTTCTTATCCTTATCAAGGGTAATTTTAATTTCCGGGTCTCCCACATCCCCGTCAATCTCCCCAGCATAAGAGACCATCTTCAACTTCTGGATGGCATCCACTGAGTTGGAGATCAGCTCCCGCAAGAAGATTTCATGATCGGTGTAGAGAGACTTCTTGATAATCGGGAAGATATTCTCAGTATGAATCGTGATTGTGCCTTGTTCCAGTACAGTCATTGGTATTGCTACATTAATATGATGAATGTCCCTTTAACGATTTTGAGGGATTACTTTTGATAGGAGAGATGGGGTTGTCCACCGATAGGGATTCGGATTTCCGTATCTTAGGGAATACTAATGAAGTTCTAAGCATATGCGCTACTTGAGGTGCGGTCAGCGGTCAGCGGTCAGCTTATTTTATTCAAAAGCTGTTCCCATAGCGTAGCCTTTGGCCTTTAGCTGTTCGGTGTAGCATGCCCCTAGCCCATAGGCTGATAGCACCTCAAGTAGCGTGCGTGGCACAGGCTAGAAGCCTGTGATGTAGCGCTAATCGCTGATAGTTTAATTATTGAAAATCCACTAGTCATCAATCTCCAGGCTAGCATATTGAGCGAAATCACCTAAATATTTTCCTTTAGCTTCTGCTGCTTGCTGGATACCTCGTTTCACCTGCGCCAGGGTTTCGGGATTTTGCCTCGCATTTAGACCCCTAAAAATAGGGATAAATCGGTATTTAATACCACAATTCGGACATTGACATTTTACTAGCGCTAGAGTATCATTGAAGTGTAGGATTCAGACCTAACTAAGCCCTATGAAAGTAGACACAGCAAAAAAGAGATCAACTCAAATCGTTCCTGTCATAGGGATGAGTGAGTTGGTTCAGGCTGAGTTGCTGTCTACCATGAAAAAACTGGGCATCGTCAGGTCTGAATCCTACAACAAGCTAGGTAGTATTAGTCATTGGGGTCTTGATTGGAAAAAAGCCTATCCAGAGGTCAGAAGTTTTAGGACTCCTGATACCCTGGGACTGCCAGCCAAATTGATGGAATGGACGGTCAGTGATGTAGCAAAAGCCATTACTGCTCAACAGGCAGCTTGTGCTGATGCTGTTATTAAAAAGGTTTACAAAAGGTTCCCTGGAAAAGATAATCAGAAGACAAGAAAAGATCTTTGCAAACAACTAAAAAGCTTAGCTTTCTTGGATAGCCCCCTTCTCCATAGGTTTGTTAGAAAGGAGTTTCAACGGGGACATTCTTGGGTCAAAAACCAGATAGTCTATCAGCAGGGAGGCTATAACTGTCGGAGACTCTCTCGTAACACTTACCAGTTAGAGTTAGCTGGGCTAAGGAGAGGGAAAAGAAATAAAATAATTGTTCGGTCTAATCGTAAAATAAAAGGACAGATTAGACTAATATACAATCAATCATTATCAAGGTTTGAAGTTCACTTTTTAGTAGACCATGGCCAAGTTAAAATCCCTGCCAAACGTCGGAGCATAGGATTGGACAAGGGATACACTGAGGCTTTCTATGACTCAGATGGCCAGGCTCATGGTAAGGAGTTGGGCGAAGTAACCACCAAGAAATCCGATCGTATTTGTGCGAAAAATAGAAACAGAGGGAAACTCTGGGCACTCCATAGAAAATTAGAAAAAACAGATCCAGCAAAGTCGGCTCGGATACTAGAAAATAATTTAACCAGAAAAACAGAAAATAAGCGTTATAGGCAGGATCAATTAGAAATTAAAGCCATTATAGGAGCAGCTTCTAAGTCTGTTTTTGGTGGCGAATCACTAAAAGTATTTACTGAAGATTTAACACAGCCGATAAAAAATAAACGCCAGTCCAAAGCCATTTCCCGTAAGCTAAATAGTTGGATGAAGGGAAAATTACGGGACTCTTTACAGAAGTGGGCTAATTGGACTGGATCGGTTGTTACAGAAGTTCAGCCTAGTTACACGTCGCAAATTGACTCCGTGACCGGAACCCTATTGGGCAAAAGAAGCGGGGACAGTTTTACCAGATTTAATGGGGTCGTGTTGCAGGCTGACTACAATGCTGCCAAAAATGTCCTTGCTAGGGGTACGGATCAGGAAATCACCCGGTACATGAGTAAAACCGAGGTGCAGGCAGTATTGTTGCGTCGTACCGCGCGTTTCTTGGAAGGGATGGGACTGAGTCTGCTAGATGCAGTTGAGCTGGATTGGCTTAACTGCAAGCATAGTAAAACTCGGGCTTTCAAGCAACTCCTCAACGGGATTTGAGGAACGTCCAGAAAGATAAGTGGCAGGCTTGACTCCAATTGCTGAATGACCACTTCTCACTCGGACCACAATAGATTGAACCTTGACCGTTTTGTACCGGATTATCACGATTTATTACGGTTTAAGAGTATCCCATAACCACTGTTCTTCTTCTGGAATTGGCTCGAGTAGGATTTGTCCTGTATCGTTGATCAAGACTCGGTAGACTTTTGCCTTAGCTTGCGGTCTTAATTTTAAACAAAAGTGGTCATCAATTTCGGCAGCATTCTCAATGACCTGGAAGTTTTGGTTAAGAATTATTTTTAATAGCATAATAATATATATAGCAATTCTACAACTTGTGAGGTACAAATTTCTGGTTTTTAGGGAGCAGGGAGCAGGGAAGAGGGAAGAGGGAAGAGGGAAGAGGGAAGAGGGAAGAGGGAAGAGGGAAGAAGTAAAAAATAATGTGTACCTCATGAGTCCTATAAACGCTATATAGCACTTTTATTTTAGTTTTGAACATACTCCTTTAAGGAAAGACAAGAGTAATTTTGCATTCCCTTGATTAACTGGCCACAATGAATTCAATTGGAATAGTTTGACAAGGTGGTGCGTTACGGGACGGACTGTCCTAATACTGGCTACCGAAACATTAGCGCAAGCCCGTCCCTAACACACCCTACGCAATATTTACTATTTATTATTTATTTTTTATTATTCCCTGTTCCCTATTCCCTGTTCCCTATTCCCTGTTCCCTATTCCCTGAGCTATACAATTTAACTATATACCGATAATAAATCAATCCGCGATCCCATGACTAAAGTTTTTCTAATCTGTTCTGGTCTAGGTCATATCCAGCGGGGCTATGAATCGTTTGCCCAAGAGTGCTTTGCTGCTTTATCTCAGGAATCGTCTCTTGATATCACCCTTTTTAAAGGAGGAGGTAAGTCGGAAGAAAAAATGATTACATTATGGAATCTGCCACGGTATAGTTGGATGGCAGGTCAACTGGGACGATTGGTTAAGCAAGTAAGTGAATTTTTAAAAAAAGGTGACTATTTTGTCAGACAAGAAGGCTACTTTATTGAACAAGCATCATTTACCTTAAGTTTATTATCACATATATATCGTAAACGTCCAGAGGTAATTTACTTCAGTGATGATGGCTTAGGCTATCTACTGTGGCACTGGCGGCGTTTGACAAAACAGAATTATAAGCTACTTTTCCGTAATGGAGGAGCCTTATCCCCTCCTTTTTCCCGTTGGGATCATGTACAGCAGTTAACACCAATTCACTTTAAACAGGCGTTAACTTATGGAGAGCCTGCTGATCAACAAAGTCTACTACCCTCTGGATTCTTTATTTCTGCCAAATTACAGATACTATCACCATTAGAACGAGAGGGGTTACGAGAGAAATTAGGACTACCGAAACAGCAACCCTTAATTCTTTCTGTGGCAGCGATTAATAAGTCTCATAAACGCATGGACTACATTATTAATGAAGTAGCGAGTTTGCAAAAACCTAGACCATTCCTAGTATTATTAGGTCAACAGGATGCTGAATCACCAGAAATTATTCAGCTTGGCCAAGAGCTATTAGGGGTTGATCAGTTTCAAGTGCGAACTGTTGCTCGTGAGCAAGTAACGAATTACTATCAGGTTGCTGATCTTTTCGTCTTAGCGTCTCTCCATGAAGGATTACCACGAGTAATTGTGGAAGCGATGTCCCATGGTTTACCTTGTTTAGCTCATGATTATGACATTACTCACTTTGTTTTAGGCAATGAAGGATATTTCGCTAATTTTGAATTAACCGGAAGTTTAGCTACTCTACTTTCTCAAGTCTTGGGAGAAGGGTATAACGAGAGTAAGCGTGAAAATTGTCATCGTACGGTCTATGAACGGTTTAGTTGGCAGCAGTTATCGCCAGCTTATGTTGATATGATTGAACGGTGTAGATTAATGGCAAAGGGAACAGGGAGTAGGGAGTAGGGAGTAGGGAGTAGGGAGCAGGGAAATTCGGATTGTATCGATTTACTGTTGTCGAAGCTTTCGGTAATATTACTCCGAAAAAAAACGCGATTGACCTGCATGTCACCCTACGCGATTGACCTGCATGTCACCCTACGCGATCGCTAACTTATTATTACAATTTTAGCTAACCAATTTTATCGATAATTTTAATTAAAAAAAACGCGATTGACCTGCATGTCACGCTACGCGAACGCTTCCGATTTTTTACTGATTCCCGATTCCCGATTCCCTCGCTTTATTTCAATTACCCCTCCCGAAAAAAATCTAAAAACCCTTGACAACTTAGTTAGTAATCATTATAATTATAATTGTTAACCTAAAAAAAAGTTTTTCGACTATGCATCACAATTTTCTGCCAAATTCAGACAATAATCCAGAGGATATCACTTCGAAGATTACTCCTGAAGAGTTTTCCGAAAAAGAATTCCTTGTTCCGTATATTCTAAAGGGAACTCGCCAGCAAATAAGCCATACCATGCATATCCTTAATGCCATGGGCTATGCACAGCTTTCGGAGTGGAGTCCTCTTCAACCCACTGGAATTCCAGGGCAATTTATTACTATTATGAGGAGATACTGGATTTGGCGTTAACAGCTTGTCTTGATGCAGTCGCTCATGGGGGAAACCCCCTTTGGCGGCGCTGCATCGCTAAATTTCTGGGGGGGTTTCCCCCCAGGGCAAAGGCTCCGGTCTGTTCGCTACGCGAACAGATAGGTGAAAAATTCAGTGCATAGTCGAAAATTCCTAGCCGTGGAAAGTATTTCTGCGGCTATTTTTTTGGGTTAGCAGGTTTAAGGTTATTAGGTTGAAGGTTAGCATTCAGCCGTCAGCCGTCAGCCGTCAGCCGTCAGCCGTCAGCTGACGTAACAGAGATTAAAGCAATGCTTACTTGTTGTCTTGATGCAGTCGCTCATGGGGGAAACCACGGCAGTTGCTCATGGGGGGAACCCCCAAGACCGCACTGCCTCCCCAAGACCGCGCTGCATCGCTTATTCAAAAGCACCTCAAGTAGCGTGCGTGGCACAGGCTTCGACGCTGGGAGGTAGCGCATTAGCTGATAGCTAATAGCTGATAGCTGATAGCTAATAGCTGAATGCTGAATGCTGAATGCTGATTGCTGATTGCTGATTGCTGATTGCTTACGATACACTCGTCTAAGGTTTTGTTCGTAGATATCCGAGAATAGTGCTAGTATTCGATAATTTTGGAAATCGATTTAATAAAGCAGTAGACTGAGGAGCAGGTAAAATTAGTAATAGGATAACTTTCAGGAATACTTTTAAAGTAGTTCTTGTCAGTAAAAAGCTTGGATCATATCTGATGGCATGGCCAATAAATCGCAGTGCGGCTAGGGTTTGGTGTCGTTGTGAAGAGGATTCAAGAGCCTTGAAAATTAGGTACTTATACAAGTTAGCGAGGCTGTGCTTTTTCAGATATTGTAGAGAATCAGGAGCAGCAGCAAAGGCTCGTTCAATTACTTGTAAGCAACCTGCTTCCATCTTGGAAGTATCAGAAGAGGCTGAATTAGCAGAGACTCGATACAAAATATGTGGGTATGGTACAGCTACAAAAGGATAATGAGCTGCGAGCCGCAGCCACATATGCCAATCTTCTGCCTGAGTTAGGGATTCATCAAATTGACCAACTGTGTCAAATGCTTTCCTACAAATTAAGACGTTAGAACCATTTTCCAAAAAATCAGTTAGCAATAGCTGAGGATAAACATTACCATTGAGAGTGATATGGTTACCTCGCCGCAAAAACTGACCTGATTCATCGATGTAATTTGTCCAACTATAGGCAACGGCGGCTTGGGGGTTTGCTTGTAAGGCGTTTAACTGGAACTCTAATTTATCCGGATGCCAGAGATCATCGGCGTCTAGGAACGCAATATAGTCACCTGAAGCATGGGATAATCCACGATTACGGGCTCGGTTGACGCCAGCATTGGGATAGGAAAAAATTTTTAAGCGAGCATCTTTGATGCTAGAAATTATTGGCCATGTCGAGTCTTTGGAGCCATCATCAATGACAATTAGTTCAAAATTACTAAATGTCTGATTTAAAACCGATTCAATCGTCTGTTTGATAGTTTTTTCGTCATTATAAACTGGTATAATTATAGATATTAAGCTGGCCTTCATTTAAATTTCATGGTTCTGACATTAAGGGAGTAGGGAGTAGGGAGCAGGGAGCAGGGAGTAGGGAATAGGGAGTAGGGAGTAGGAAAAAATTTAAGTATTTAGTTTAATATGATAG includes:
- a CDS encoding glycosyltransferase; translation: MKASLISIIIPVYNDEKTIKQTIESVLNQTFSNFELIVIDDGSKDSTWPIISSIKDARLKIFSYPNAGVNRARNRGLSHASGDYIAFLDADDLWHPDKLEFQLNALQANPQAAVAYSWTNYIDESGQFLRRGNHITLNGNVYPQLLLTDFLENGSNVLICRKAFDTVGQFDESLTQAEDWHMWLRLAAHYPFVAVPYPHILYRVSANSASSDTSKMEAGCLQVIERAFAAAPDSLQYLKKHSLANLYKYLIFKALESSSQRHQTLAALRFIGHAIRYDPSFLLTRTTLKVFLKVILLLILPAPQSTALLNRFPKLSNTSTILGYLRTKP
- a CDS encoding zinc ribbon domain-containing protein, with amino-acid sequence MKVDTAKKRSTQIVPVIGMSELVQAELLSTMKKLGIVRSESYNKLGSISHWGLDWKKAYPEVRSFRTPDTLGLPAKLMEWTVSDVAKAITAQQAACADAVIKKVYKRFPGKDNQKTRKDLCKQLKSLAFLDSPLLHRFVRKEFQRGHSWVKNQIVYQQGGYNCRRLSRNTYQLELAGLRRGKRNKIIVRSNRKIKGQIRLIYNQSLSRFEVHFLVDHGQVKIPAKRRSIGLDKGYTEAFYDSDGQAHGKELGEVTTKKSDRICAKNRNRGKLWALHRKLEKTDPAKSARILENNLTRKTENKRYRQDQLEIKAIIGAASKSVFGGESLKVFTEDLTQPIKNKRQSKAISRKLNSWMKGKLRDSLQKWANWTGSVVTEVQPSYTSQIDSVTGTLLGKRSGDSFTRFNGVVLQADYNAAKNVLARGTDQEITRYMSKTEVQAVLLRRTARFLEGMGLSLLDAVELDWLNCKHSKTRAFKQLLNGI
- the rpmB gene encoding 50S ribosomal protein L28 — its product is MSRRCQLTGKKANNGYAVSHSHRRTKRLQNVNLQVKRVWWEEGKRWVKLRISTKAIKTLQKKGLQAMAKEAGINLNHY
- the htpG gene encoding molecular chaperone HtpG: MTVLEQGTITIHTENIFPIIKKSLYTDHEIFLRELISNSVDAIQKLKMVSYAGEIDGDVGDPEIKITLDKDKKTLSISDNGIGMTADEVKKYINQVAFSSAEEFIKQYQKQADQQIIGHFGLGFYSAFMVAQKVEIDTLSHRGGATAVHWSCDGSPAFELSDSERTEPGTTVTLTMQEEEQEYLEPSRVRQLVKSYCDFMAVPIKLEDEVINKHEALWKKSSRDLTKEDYLEFYRYLYPFQDEPLLWVHLNTDYPFLLDGILYFPKLKPDVDVTKGQTKLFCNQVFVSDNCEEVIPNFLMPLRGVIDSPDIPLNVSRSALTKDRTVARIGDFIAKKVGDRLKQQYQDERDQYISAWQDVGTFVKFGCLNSEKFKKQVEDIVIFRTTYQPVESSEAPTTDTPTDTPKVEVQSQEGDAWEDVTPDAGTEQVKSSSSQPYTTLKEYLERNKERHENRVFYCTDEASQATYVELHKNQGLEVLFMDSFIDSHYISFLEREYTEAKFSRVDSDLDDTLVDKDQEKEIVDPKTNKTRSDLIKELFEQAINKPKVNVRTQALKSDDPQGTPPAMVLLPEAMRRLQEMTAMMQQDSVQFPEEHILVVNTTHPLIQNLVNLSQSSIIQSGGQSPSAELANMICQHVYDLALMAQKGFDAEGMKAFVERSNKVMTRLTQE
- a CDS encoding glycosyltransferase family 4 protein, with the protein product MTKVFLICSGLGHIQRGYESFAQECFAALSQESSLDITLFKGGGKSEEKMITLWNLPRYSWMAGQLGRLVKQVSEFLKKGDYFVRQEGYFIEQASFTLSLLSHIYRKRPEVIYFSDDGLGYLLWHWRRLTKQNYKLLFRNGGALSPPFSRWDHVQQLTPIHFKQALTYGEPADQQSLLPSGFFISAKLQILSPLEREGLREKLGLPKQQPLILSVAAINKSHKRMDYIINEVASLQKPRPFLVLLGQQDAESPEIIQLGQELLGVDQFQVRTVAREQVTNYYQVADLFVLASLHEGLPRVIVEAMSHGLPCLAHDYDITHFVLGNEGYFANFELTGSLATLLSQVLGEGYNESKRENCHRTVYERFSWQQLSPAYVDMIERCRLMAKGTGSRE